Proteins from one Melospiza melodia melodia isolate bMelMel2 unplaced genomic scaffold, bMelMel2.pri scaffold_62, whole genome shotgun sequence genomic window:
- the LOC134413967 gene encoding olfactory receptor 14J1-like translates to MCYDRYVSICKPLHYGTLLGSRACAHMAAATWASVFLYSLMHTANTFSLPLCHGNTLGQFFCEIPQILKISCSKTYIREFGLIAVSTCLAFGCFVFIVFSYVQIFRAVLRMPSEQGRHKAFSTCLPHLAVLSLFISTAAFAHLKPPSMSSPSLDLALSVLYSVVTPALNPLIYSLKNQELKAAVWRLITGCFQEH, encoded by the coding sequence atgtgctatgaccgctacgtgtccatctgcaaacccctgcactatgggactctcctgggcagcagagcttgtgcccacatggcagcagccacCTGGGCCAGTgtctttctctattcactgatgcacacagccaatacattttcccttcccctgtgccatggcaacaccctgggccagttcttctgtgaaatcccacagatcctcaagatcTCCTGCTCCAAAACTTATATCAGGGAATTTGgcctcattgcagttagtacttGTTTAgcctttggctgttttgtgttcattgttttctcctatgtgcagatcttcagggctgtgctgaggatgccctctgagcagggacggcacaaagccttttccacctgcctccctcatctggccgtgctctccctgttcatcagcactgcagcatttgcacaTCTGAAGCCCCcgtccatgtcctccccatccctggatctggccctgtcagttctgtactcggtggttactccagccctgaacccactcatctacagcctgaagaaccaggagctcaaggctgcagtgtggagactgatcactggatgctttcaggaacattaa